Below is a genomic region from Leifsonia sp. Root112D2.
GGATCAGCTACATCGCCTCCACCTCGGATGCCGGCGGCCCGGTTCTCGACGATCCGCTCGCGACGCGGTTGCAGGCGGCGATCGGCACCTCGGTGAGCCTCGCGGAGCATCCGGATGCCGCCGTCGACCGCCTCTTCGCAATAAACGAGGTCTTCACCGCCGAGGTGCGCGCGTCCTCCGCCTTCCGCGCCGCCGTCGTCGCTGCCCTCCCGCAGGTGCGCGCCCTCACCCGTCCCGCTGGTTGAGGAGGCGCGCGAAGCCGCCGTCTCGAAACCGCCCCGCGCGGCCCTGGTTTCGAGACGTCGCCTCGTTCCTCGACGACTCCTCAACCAGCGAACAGGTGAGAAAGCTGGGTTATACCCCAGAATCGGGATGCGGTCAACATTTAAGTAGACACGGCGCGCCCTGCGGCATATAGTTGATCTTTGCGCTCCCTCATACAATCACGCCTTCATATTGCGGTCGGCTCGTGTGCCCGGGCCCGGTTTCGAACTATCGAAACGGGTCATATATCGGCACCATCTGCGGGAGTTCGTTCACAACAGTTCCCCATACTGATCACAAGTAACTTAAGGCCCGACGGGGCCCACGGAGGTTATTTCCTTGGCTGCTGCGCGCAACGCAACCACCACGCATTCATCAAAATCCGAACCAAAGAACGGGCGCAACCACTCGCGTCTTTCGTTCGCAAAGATCACAGACACCCTGACCGTTCCCGATCTGCTTGCTTTGCAGACCGAGAGCTTTGACTGGCTCGTCGGAAACGACGCCTGGAAGGCGCGCGTTGCCGAGGGCGAGGCGCAGGGTCGCCAGGACCTTCCGAGCAACACCGGTCTGGAGGAGATCTTCGAGGAGATCTCTCCGATCGAGGACCTCGGCGAGACCATGCAGCTGTCGTTCACGAACCCGTTCCTCGAAGAGAAGAAGTACTCGATAGACGAGTGCAAGGAGAAGGGCAAGACCTACTCCGCTCCTCTCTACGTCGAGGCCGAGTTCATGAATCACCTCACGGGTGAGATCAAGACGCAGACCGTCTTCATGGGTGACTTCCCGCTCATGACCGAGAAGGGCACCTTCGTCATCAACGGCACCGAGCGTGTCGTCGTGTCGCAGCTGGTTCGCTCCCCCGGTGTCTACTTCGACCGCACGCCCGAGAAGACCTCCGACAAGGACATCTACTCCGCACGTGTCATCCCCAGCCGTGGCGCCTGGCTCGAGTTCGAGATCGACAAGCGCGACCAGGTCGGTGTGCGCATCGACCGCAAGCGCAAGCAGTCCGTCACCGTGTTCCTCAAGGCACTCGGCCTGACGAGCGAAGACATCCTCGAGGAGTTCAAGGGCTTCGATTCGATAGCCCTCACCCTCGAGAAGGATGCCATCCTCACCAAGGAAGAGGCGCTCAAGGACATCTACCGCAAGCTGCGCCCGGGCGAGCAGGTTGCCGCCGAGGCCGCGCGTGCGCTGCTCGACAACTTCTACTTCAACCCGAAGCGTTATGACCTGGCCAAGGTTGGTCGCTACAAGATCAACCGCAAGCTCGGTATCGACGCTCCCCTGAGCGACTCGGTGCTGACCACCAAGGACATCATCGCGACGATCAAGTACCTGGTCTCGCTGCACGACAACCAGACCACGTTCAAGGGCGTGCGCGACGGCAAGAGTGTCGACATCCGCCTCGACGTCGATGACATCGACCACTTCGGCAACCGTCGCATCCGCGCGGTCGGCGAGCTCATTCAGAACCAGGTTCGCACCGGTCTCTCCCGCATGGAGCGCGTCGTTCGCGAGCGCATGACCACGCAGGACATCGAGGCGATCACCCCGCAGACCCTGATCAACGTGCGCCCCGTCGTCGCCGCGATCAAGGAGTTCTTCGGAACCAGCCAGTTGAGCCAGTTCATGGACCAGAACAACCCGCTCGCGGGCCTGACCCACAAGCGCCGCCTGTCGGCACTGGGCCCGGGTGGTCTGAGCCGTGAGCGCGCAGGCGTCGAGGTGCGAGACGTTCACCCGTCGCACTACGGCCGCATGTGCCCCATCGAGACGCCTGAAGGCCCCAACATCGGCCTGATCGGTTCGCTCGCATCGTTCGCGCGCATCAACTCGTTCGGGTTCATCGAGACCCCGTACCGCCGCGTCGTCAAGGGCAAGGTCACCACGACCATCGACTACCTCACCGCAAGTGAGGAAGACGACTTCATCGTGGCCCAGGCCAACGCCCCGCTCACGAAGGACAGCACCTTCGCCGAGGAGCGCGTGCTCGCCCGCAAGAAGGGCGGCGAGGTCGACCTGATGCCGCACGACGAGATCGGCTACATGGATGTCTCCCCGCGCCAGATGGTGTCGGTCGCGACCTCTCTTATTCCGTTCCTCGAGCACGACGACGCCAACCGCGCCCTCATGGGCGCGAACATGCAGCGTCAGGCCGTGCCGCTGGTGCGCAGCGAGTCCCCGCTGGTGGGAACCGGCATGGAGGGCTACGCGGCCATCGACGCCGGTGACGTGCTGACGGCGGATGCTGCCGGTGTCGTCTCCGAGGTCTCTGCGGATGCTGTCACGGTTCAGCTCGACGAGGGCGGAACGCAGACCTACTACCTGCGCAAGTTCGACCGCTCCAACCAGGGCACCTCGTACAACCACCGTGTTGTCGTGAACGAGGGCGACCGCATCGAGGCAGGCGAGGTCGTCGCAGACGGTCCGGCCACCGAGAACGGTGAGCTCGCGCTCGGCAAGAACCTGCTCGTGGCATTCATGCCGTGGGAGGGCTACAACTACGAAGACGCGATCATCCTCAGCCAGAACCTGGTGAAGGACGACACGCTCTCCTCGATTCACATCGAGGAGTACGAGGTCGACGCCCGCGACACCAAGCTCGGTAAGGAAGAGATCACCCGCGATCTGCCGAACGTCAGCCCGGATCTTCTGGCCGACCTCGACGAGCGCGGCATCATCCGCATCGGTGCAGAGGTTCGCCCCGGCGACATTCTGGTCGGAAAGGTCACGCCGAAGGGCGAGACCGAGCTTTCCGCCGAGGAGCGCCTGCTGCGCGCCATCTTCAACGAGAAGAGCCGCGAGGTTCGCGACACGAGCCTCAAGGTTCCCCACGGTGAGCAGGGCACGATCATCGGCGTCAAGGTGTTCGACGCGCAAGACGGAGACGACGAGCTCGGCTCGGGCGTCAACCAGCGCGTTGTCGTCTACATCGCCCAGAAGCGCAAGATCACCGCGGGTGACAAGCTCGCCGGCCGTCACGGCAACAAGGGTGTCATTTCGCGCATCCTGCCCGTCGAAGACATGCCGTTCCTCGCGGATGGTACGCCGGTCGACATCATCCTCAACCCGCTGGGTGTTCCCGGTCGCATGAACTTCGGCCAGGTGCTGGAGATTCACCTGGGCTGGATCGCCAAGCAGGGCTGGAACGTCGAGGGCAAGCCCACCTGGGCCAAGAAGCTGCCCGCCGCCGCTCACTCGGCCGAGCCGAACACCAAGGTTGCGACCCCGGTGTTCGACGGTGCCCGTGAGGAGGAGATCGCGGGTCTGCTCGACTCCACGATCCCCACGCGTGACGGCGAGCGCCTGATCGACTCCACCGGCAAGACGCAGCTGTTCGACGGCCGCAGCGGTGAGCCGTACCCGTACCCGATCTCGGTCGGCTACATGTACATCCTCAAGCTGCACCACCTCGTCGACGACAAGATCCACGCACGTTCGACCGGACCGTACTCCATGATCACGCAGCAGCCGCTGGGTGGTAAGGCACAGTTTGGTGGTCAGCGCTTCGGTGAGATGGAGGTGTGGGCGCTCGAGGCATATGGCGCCGCATACGCCCTGCAGGAGCTGCTGACCATCAAGTCGGACGACATCCTCGGCCGGGTCAAGGTCTACGAGGCCATCGTCAAGGGTGAGAACATCCAGGAGCCGGGCATCCCGGAATCCTTCAAGGTTCTGATCAAGGAAATGCAGTCGCTCTGCTTGAACGTCGAGGTGCTCTCGGCCGACGGCACAGCGGTGAGCCTGCGCGACACGGACGATGAAGCGTTCCGTGCCGCCGAGGAGCTCGGCATCAACCTTTCCTCGCGCTTCGAGTCGTCGTCTGTCGACGAGATCTAAGCGCAGCCAGACCCTACTGACGAATCTTCACAAGGAGAGAGTAAAAATTGCTCGACGTTACAACTTTTGACGAGCTTCGCATTGGCCTGGCTACCGCCGACGACATCCGTCGTTGGTCGCACGGTGAGGTCAAGAAGCCTGAAACAATCAACTACCGCACCCTCAAGCCCGAGAAGGACGGTCTGTTCGGTGAGCAGATCTTCGGTCCTTCCCGCGACTGGGAGTGCTCCTGCGGCAAGTACAAGCGCGTGCGCTTCAAGGGCATCGTCTGTGAGCGCTGTGGCGTAGAGGTCACGAAGTCGTCGGTGCGCCGTGAGCGCATGGGCCACATCGAACTCGCCGCCCCTGTCACCCACATCTGGTACTTCAAGGGTGTTCCTTCGCGCCTGGGCTACCTGCTCGACATGGCGCCGAAGGACCTGGAGAAGGTCATCTACTTCGCCGCGTACATGGTGATCGAGGTAGACGAAGACGGCCGTCACGCCGACATGCCGGGCCTGGAGAACGAGCTGCGTCTCGAGATCAAGACCCTCAGCGACCAGCGCGACTCGCGCATCGCCGACCGCCTCACCAAGCTCGAGGGCGACCTCGCGGCTCTGGAGGCCGAGGGTGCGAAGGCCGACCAGAAGCGTCGTACCAAGGACGGCGCCGAGAAGGAGATGAACCAGATTCGCAAGTCCTTTGACGAGGACATTGCGCGTCTGGAGCGTGTCTGGGATTCCTTCCGCAACCTCAAGGTGGGCGACCTCAAGCCTGAGGACGCCGACTTCAACGAGCTCTCCGACCGCTTCGGCCTGTACTTCGAGGCTTACATGGGCGCCGAGGCGATCAAGAAGCGTCTCGAGTCGTTCGACCTGGCCGCCGAGGCCGAGGTTCTGCACGACCAGATCGCCAACGGCAAGGGCCAGAAGAAGATCCGCGCCATCAAGCGTCTGCGCGTGGTCAACTCCTTCATCCAGACCGGCAACTCGCCGGCCGCGATGGTGCTCGATGTCGTTCCGGTGATCCCGCCCGAGCTGCGCCCGATGGTGCAACTGGATGGTGGCCGCTTCGCGACATCCGACCTCAACGACCTCTACCGTCGTGTGATCAACCGCAACAACCGCCTGCGTCGCCTGCTTGACCTCGGTGCCCCCGAGATCATCGTGAACAACGAGAAGCGCATGCTGCAGGAGGCCGTTGACGCGCTGTTCGACAACGGCCGTCGTGGTCGCCCCGTCACGGGTACCGGCAACCGCGCCCTCAAGTCCCTGAGCGACATGCTCAAGGGCAAGCAGGGTCGTTTCCGCCAGAACCTGCTTGGCAAGCGCGTGGACTACTCGGGCCGTTCGGTCATCATCGTCGGACCGCAGCTCAAGCTGCACCAGTGTGGTCTGCCGAAGGACATGGCTCTCGAGCTGTTCAAGCCGTTCGTGATCAAGCGCCTGATCGACCTGAGCCACGCTCAGAACATCAAGGCCGCCAAGCGCATGGTCGAGCGCGCACGCCCGCAGGTCTGGGACGTGCTCGAGGAGATCATCCGTGAGCGCCCCGTGCTGCTGAACCGCGCACCAACCCTGCACCGCCTGGGCATCCAGGCCTTCGAGCCTCAGCTCGTCGAGGGTAAGGCCATTCAGTTGCACCCGCTCGTGTGTGCCGCGTTCAACGCCGACTTCGACGGTGACCAGATGGCAGTGCACCTGCCGCTGTCCGTCGAGGCGCAGGCCGAGGCGCGCATCCTGATGCTCGCATCCAACAACATCCTGAAGCCGTCAGACGGCCGCCCGGTGACCCTGCCCTCACAGGACATGATCATCGGTCTGCACCACCTGACCACGCTCAAGGAGGGTGCCGTCGGTGAGGGCCGCGCGTTCTCGACGATCGCCGAGGCGATTCTCGCGCACGACCAGCACTCGCTCGACCTCAACGCCAAGGTGCGCATTCGCCTCTTCGACGTTGTCTTCGCCGAGGGTACCGGCCCGCAGAACATCGAAGAGGGCAAGCCTGTTCTCGTCGAGACCACGCTGGGTCGCGCGATCTTCAACGAGGCGCTGCCTGCCGACTACCCCTTCGTTGAAGAGGTTGCCGACAAGGGTGTGATCTCCGGCATCGTGAACAACCTTGCCGAGCGTTACCCCAAGGTCGAGGTTGCCACCGCGCTGGACAACATCAAGGATGCGGGCTTCTACTGGGCCTCGCGTTCCGGTTCCACCGTCGCGCTTTCCGACATCCTGACCCCGCCCTCGAAGCCGCAGATCATCGCGGGCTACGAGAAGAAGGCGGCCAAGGTTCAGGGCGAGTTCGACAAGGGTCTCACGACCGAGAACGAGCGCCGTCAGGAACTGGTCAAGATCTGGACGGATGCCACCAACGAGGTCGCCCAGGCGATGCAGGACAACTTCCCGAAGGACAACACGATTTACCGCATGGTCACCTCCGGTGCCCGTGGTAACTGGCTGCAGGTGCGCAACATCGCCGGTATGCGAGGCCTCGTGAACAACCCGAAGGGTGACATCATCCCGCGCCCGATCATCTCCTCGTACCGCGAGGGGCTGAGTGTGGCCGAGTACTTCATCGCGACACACGGTGCCCGCAAGGGTCTGGCTGACACGGCTCTGCGTACCGCAGACTCGGGTTACCTGACGCGTCGTCTCGTGGATGTCTCGCAGGACGTCATCATTCGTGAAGACGACTGTGGCACCTCGCGTGGTCTTGACACCGTCATCGCCGCACCGGATTCGACCGGCACGCTGGTTCGCGACGTCAACGTCGAGAACTCCGTGTTCGCGCGTTCGCTCGCTGCGGATGCCGTGGACTCGAAGGGCACCGTCATCGCCCCCGCGGGCAGCGACATCGGTGACGTGCTCATCGACAAGCTGGTCGAGGCCGGCGTGGAGAACATCAAGGTGCGTTCGGTGCTCACGTGTGAGTCTGCCGTCGGTGTGTGCGCGGTCTGCTACGGCCGTTCGCTCGCGACCGGCAAGCTCGTCGACATCGGCGAGGCCGTCGGCATCATCGCGGCCCAGTCGATCGGTGAGCCCGGCACGCAGCTGACGATGCGTACCTTCCACACCGGTGGTTCGGCATCCGCTGATGACATCACGCAGGGTCTGCCCCGCGTGACCGAGCTCTTCGAGGCGCGCACCCCCAAGGGTGCGTCGCCCATCGTCGAGTCCGCCGGTCGCGTCGTGATCGAAGACACGGATCGCAGCCGCAAGGTGATCCTCACGCCCGACAACGGCGACGAGCCGATCGCATACCCGGTGCTCAAGCGTTCGACCCTTCTCGTTGAGGACGGCCAGCACGTTGAGCTCGGCCAGCAGATCATCGTCGGTGCCGTCGACCCGAAGGAGGTGTTGCGCGTCAAGGGTGTTCGTGCCGTGCAGCAGCACCTCGTCGGTGGCGTGCAGGGCGTCTACCGCTCGCAGGGTGTGCCGATTCACGACAAGCACATCGAGGTCATCGTGCGCCAGATGCTGCGCAAGGTCACGGTTGTCGACCACGGCGACACGGATCTGCTGCCCGGTGAGCTGGTCGACCGCTCGAAGTACAACGAGCTGAACCGCGCCGCGCTGACCGAGGGCAAGAAGACCGCCTCGGCCCGTCAGGAGGTCATGGGTATCACCAAGGCGTCACTGGCGACCGAGTCGTGGCTGTCGGCCGCGTCGTTCCAGGAGACCACGCGTGTTCTCACGCAGGCCGCCATGGAAGGCAAGAGCGACCCGCTGATCGGCCTGAAGGAAAACGTGATCATCGGAAAGCTGATCCCGGCCGGAACCGGTCTGCCGCGCTACCGCAACGTGACCGTCGAGGCCACCGAGGAAGCAAAGGCGGAGCGTTACCCGAACCGCATCTTCACGGATGACGCCACCTTCGCCGAGAACGACCTGAGCTTCGTCGACTTCGACAGCTTCAGTTCGGACGACTACACGCCCGGCACCTACAACTAGGTTCGAGCGCAGTACACGAGGGGCCCCGGCTAACGCCGGGGCCCCTTCGTCGTGTCCTGCTACCCGCTGGTTGAGGAGCGAGGAACGAGCGTCTCGAAACCGGCCCGCCCGGCCCTGGTTTCGAGACGGGCCCTCCTTCGTCGAGCCCTCCTCAACCAGCGGAACGGCGCGACCACCGAACGGGTGGCCCCATATTTGGGTGATGTGCTCAGCATCCGCTCGGCGATAGCGTGACAGGGCTTATCCATATGCCCACCCGCTCTCTCTGTGCGCACCCGAAACGCCGCAGTCCCAGCTCTGTCGAGGAGGTACCCGTGGCATCCATGACCGAAATTCTGATTCTGCACGGGCTGCTGCCGATCGAGCAGCTCGATGCCCTCGAACACAGTCAGGCCGAAGAAGAGGCCGCCATTCGCGACCTCGTCAACAAGGGCGTCATCAACGAGGTGCAGCTCGCCACCGCGCGGGCCGCGCAGGCCAATCTGCCCTTCGTCGAACTGCTGGACTACCCCGTCGATCGCACCGCCGTCTCTCTCGTTGCCCCCGGCATCTGCCGCAGGCACAACGTTCTTCCCATCGCCGTGACCAACAACCGTGTGGTGCTGGCGATGGTCGACCCGGGCAATGTCTTCGCGATAGACGATGTGCGCGCGGCGACGCGCATGCAGGTCGACTCCGTTGTGGCCGAACGCAGCGACCTGCTGGCCGCCATCGATCGCTATCTGCGTGCCGACGGCGAGCTCAGCGACCTCACCACCACGCTCGAGGAGGAGAGCGCGCCGGCGGATGCCGCGACGCTGAGCATCGGCGATGCCGGTGACGACGACGCGCCCATCGTGCGTTTCGTGAACCTGCTGGTGAGCCAGGCGATCCAGGATGCGGCATCCGATATTCACATCGAACCGGGCGAGCACGAGGTGCGGGTTCGCTACCGCATCGACGGCGTGCTGCATGAGATGCAGCCGGCGCCCAAGAGCATCCAGAACGGCGTCATCTCCCGCCTGAAGATCATGAGCGACATCGACATCGCCGAGCGGCGCAAGCCGCAGGACGGTCGCATGTCTGTCAGCCACGGCGGCCGTCAGATCGACCTGCGCGTGGCCACGCTTCCCACGGTGTGGGGCGAGAAGATCGTCATGCGTATTCTCGACAACACCAACACGAGTCTCGATGTGCGCGACCTGGCCATGCTCGACCGCAACTTCGAGGTCTTCCGCACCTCGTATTCCAAGCCGTACGGCATGATCCTGGTCACCGGCCCCACCGGTTCGGGCAAGTCGACGACGCTGTACACGACCCTCGGCGCGGTGGCGAAGCCCGAGATCAACGTGATCACCGTCGAAGACCCGGTGGAGTACCGCATGGCGGGCATCAACCAGGTGCAGGTGAACCCGAAGGCGGGGCTCACCTTTGCCAGCGCGCTGCGCTCCATTCTGCGCAGCGACCCGGATGTCGTTCTGCTCGGTGAAATTCGCGACCACGAGACCGCGCAGATTGCCATCGAGGCCTCGCTCACCGGCCACCTGGTGCTGTCGACCCTGCACACCAACGACGCACCGAGCGCGGTCACCCGGCTCACCGAGATGGACATCGAACCGTTCCTGGTGGGATCCGCCCTCGATTCGGTCGTGGCCCAGCGGCTGGCCCGGCGCCTGTGCGAGCGCTGCAAGGCACCCGCCCCGATCGACCCGCAGCGGTTGCTGCAGCTGAACTTCACACTCGACCCCACCCGGGAGATGCCCGTCATCTACCAGCCCGTCGGATGCGCCAGCTGCTCGAACACCGGCTATCGCGGGCGGCTCGCCATTCACGAGGTGATGGTGGTGACCGAGGACATCGAGCGACTCGCCGTCGGGCGCGCGTCCAGCGCAGAGATCGGCCGCCTGGCCAGAGCCCAGGGCATGCTCACGCTGCGCGAAGACGGCTGGGCCAAGGTGCAGCTGGGCATGACGTCGATTGACGAGATCTTGCGGGTGGTCGCCTAGTGCGCCCCGGCATTCGGTGCGAAGGCGCGCTTGCGCCGACCCGCACGCGGGAGAAGGGCAATGAGCATGGATGACTCTATCTACGAGATTCCGGTGATTCCGCCGGACCCCGGCACCGGCAGCTGGAGTCTCACCGGCTTGGGCTCTGAGCAGGGCGGTGCGAAGCCGGATGCGGTCCAGCCGCTGCTGCGCCCGCGTTCCGCAGACCGGGCGGCGGTGCCCGGCGTAGCGCTTCCGCAGCCCGTTCCTGCGCCGACCGGCCAGCCCGCGGCAGCCGCGCCTCCCGTGCAGGCACAGCCTGCGCAGCCGCAGCCGCAGCCGCAACAGCCGCAGCCGCAGCCCGTGGCAGCAGCGCAGCCTGCACCCCCCGCCGCCGACTCACCCGCAGATGCGCGCCGCGTCTCCCGCCAGAGTGCCGACCCCGAACTCATCGCCGCGCTGCAGGAGGTCGTCTACAGTCGCGCATCCGACCTGCACATCACCGCGAATGCGGCACCGATGATCCGCGTCGACGGAGGCCTGCGGCCCGTGCCCGGTGGGCAGGTGTGGGATCGCGAGCGAGTCGCATCCGCCCTGCAGAGCATCATCAGCGAGCAGCAGCGCACCCAGTTCGGGCGCGAGCTCGAGCTCGATTTTGCCTACACGGTGTCGGCGAACGCCCGCTTTCGCGTCAACTACTACCAGCAGCGCGACTCGATCGGCGCGGCTTTTCGGCTCATCCCCACCGAGATCAAGCAACTCAAAGACCTCGGCGTGCCCGAGTCAATCGGCCGCTTCGCGACCCTGCCGCGTGGTCTCGTGCTCGTGACAGGCCCCACCGGCTCCGGAAAGTCCACCACGCTGGCCGCGCTCGTGGACTTGGTGAACTCCACGCGCACCGACCACATCGTGACCGTCGAAGACCCCATCGAGTTTCTGCACGCGCACAAGAAGTCCATCGTGAACCAGCGCGAGGTCGGCCACGATACCCACAGCTTCGCCTCGGCCCTCAAGCATGTGCTGCGTCAGGACCCGGATGTGATTCTCATCGGCGAGCTGCGCGACCTCGAGACCATCTCGGTAGCGCTCACCGCCGCCGAGACGGGCCACCTGGTCTTCGCCACCCTGCACACGCAGGATGCCCCGCAGACGATCGACCGCATGATCGACGTGTTCCCGCCCCACCAGCAGGGCCAGGTGCGCGCACAGCTCGCCGCGACGCTGCAGGGCGTGGTCTGTCAGACTCTCGTGGCCCGGGCCACGGGTGAGGGCCGGGCCGTGGCCACCGAGATCATGATCACGACCCCGGCCATCGGCAACCTCATTCGCGAGGGCAAGACGTACCAGATCGCCTCGGCCATGCAAGCCGGCCGCGATCTGGGCATGCACACCATGGACCAACACCTGGCCGAGCTGGTGAACACCGGCAAGGTGACGCACGCCGCGGCACTCGAGAAGGTGCACGACCCGGCCGGCTTCGACAGGCTCATCGACCGCGTGGAGTCGCCCACGGAGGCATCCGCTCGAGCTCTCTCGGTGGGCGGCATTGACTTCGGCGATTCATTCTCGGGAGGGGCGCGCTGATGTCCACCAGCACACAGACATTCGCTTACACCGGCAGAAACTCCGCCGGGAAGCTGGTGAAGGGCCACGTGGATGCCACAACCGAGGGCGCCGTCGCCACCCGACTGCGCACCATGGGGCTCTCGCCCGTCTCGATCGAAGAATCCGCTGGCGGCACGGGGCTGAACCGGGAGATCTCTATCCCCGGCTTCACCAAGGGCGTCGGTCTGAAGGACCTCGCCGTGATGAGTCGCCAGATGGCGACGATGATCGGGGCAGGGCTCTCGCTGCTGCGCACGCTCAACATCCTGGCGGAGCAGACCGAGAACAAGACGCTCGCCAAACAGCTGGCCACCATCAGCAAGGACGTGGAGTCGGGCACCTCGTTGTCGGATGCGATGCGCCGGCACGATGAGACATTCCCCCCGCTCATGATCAATATGGTGCGGGCGGGAGAGACCGGTGGCTTTCTCGACAACGCGCTGACATCGATCGCCGAGAACTTCGAGAAGGAAGCGAAGCTGCGCGGCACTATCAAGTCGGCCATGACCTATCCCGTGGTAGTACTCATCATCTCCGGCATTGCCGTGATAGCGATGCTGATCTTCATCGTTCCAGTCTTCGACAACATGTTCAAAAGCCTGGGCGGCCAGTTGCCGCTGCCCACCGAGCTGCTTGTGCAGCTCTCCCATGCAATGGTGTGGCTGGGACCCGTGATTGTCGTGGCGGTGATCGTCTTCTGGATCTGGTGGCGCAAGAACAAGCACACCGAGGCCGTGCGGCGGCGCCTGGACCCGATCAAGCTCAAATTGCCGGTCTTCGGTGCGCTGCTGAAGAAGATCGCCGTGGCGCGCTTCAGCCGCAACTTCGCCAATATGATCAGCGCCGGCGTGCCCATTTTGCAGGCGCTGCATATCGTGGGGGAGACCTCTGGCAACTGGGTGATCGAGCGCGCGTTGCAGCGCGTCTCTGAGTCGGTGCGTCAGGGCAAATCGATTGCCGGGCCGCTGGGCGATGAGCCGGCGTTTCCCGACATGGTCACCCAGATGATCGCCGTGGGCGAGGACTCTGGGTCGATGGAGACCATGCTCGAGAAGATCGCCGAGTTCTACGACGCGGAGGTGGAGGCGACCACTGAGGCGCTGACCTCGCTCATCGAGCCTCTGCTCATCGTCTTCCTTGGCGTGATTATCGGGGGCATGATCGTGGCTCTGTATTTGCCGATCTTCAACATCGCCACGCTGATCAAGTAGCTTTTGCCCCTCCCTCTGGGGTCAGAAATCCCTGATAAACCCCCCAATCGCGGGCTGCACCTGAGAAAATCCTGCGAATAGCATCAGTTCTGCCGGACCAGCTCGTCAGGCTCCCGAACCGCCTGTAGTACCCGAATGATTGGAAAGATTCTTATGCTCTCACGCGTCATGAATGCGCTCTCGCGCAAACGTTCCGCCCTCAACGAGAACGAGAAGGGCTTCACCCTGATCGAGCTTCTCGTCGTCGTGATCATCATCGGCATCCTCGCCGCGATCGCGATCCCCGTCTACCTCGGCATCCAGAACAACGCCAAAGACAGCGCGACGAAGTCCGATCTGACGAACTGGAAGACGGGTGTTATCGCTGCGCAGACTACGGCCAACGGCACGCTGCCTGCGGACAAGGCTGCCGCTGGTATCTCCGATACCACCGGCTCGACCGCAACGGTCTACACAACGGACGGCAGCACCACATTCTGCATCCAGGCAACGAGTGGCTCTTCAAAGACTTTCAAGATCACTGATTCGGCTGCCGCTGTAGAAGGCACTTGCTCTTAAGCCGCTTGGCTACGCAATATTTGCGGAACCATTCAGGGTGGGGTGCTGCTGACGTGGCACCCCACCTCACCCTTTTCCCCCGGCATGAAACGGACCCGACCGTGAAGAACGCCAGCGACGCAATCGCACATCCCGACAAACTTGAGCAAGGCTTCGGCCTCATCGAGATCATTGTCTCGATGTTTCTTCTCGCGCTGCTCGCCGTGGCCTTCCTTCCCGTGCTCATCCAGTCGATGAAGGTCACGGCAACGAACGTCACGATCGCCGCGGCGACACAGCTTGTGAGTCAGGATATTGAGGATGCACGCACCAAAGGCAGTGTGTGCGCGAATCTCGAGGCTTATGTCGCCGAGACGATTCCCCCGGTGATCGACGGGCGTGGTGTCTCCATCCAGGTGCACCGGCAGCCCGTCGTCTGCCCCTCAGCGGCCGCTGGCTATCCGACATCGGTTCGGTTATCCGTCTACGCAACGAGAACCGGCGACGCAACCCAGCTCGCCGGTGCGACGACACTTGTTTCCGTGAGCGCCCGATCATGATCACTCGTATCCGGCACTGCGTCAAAGAACGCGAGTCCGGCATGTCCCTCA
It encodes:
- a CDS encoding type IV pilus twitching motility protein PilT, translating into MDDSIYEIPVIPPDPGTGSWSLTGLGSEQGGAKPDAVQPLLRPRSADRAAVPGVALPQPVPAPTGQPAAAAPPVQAQPAQPQPQPQQPQPQPVAAAQPAPPAADSPADARRVSRQSADPELIAALQEVVYSRASDLHITANAAPMIRVDGGLRPVPGGQVWDRERVASALQSIISEQQRTQFGRELELDFAYTVSANARFRVNYYQQRDSIGAAFRLIPTEIKQLKDLGVPESIGRFATLPRGLVLVTGPTGSGKSTTLAALVDLVNSTRTDHIVTVEDPIEFLHAHKKSIVNQREVGHDTHSFASALKHVLRQDPDVILIGELRDLETISVALTAAETGHLVFATLHTQDAPQTIDRMIDVFPPHQQGQVRAQLAATLQGVVCQTLVARATGEGRAVATEIMITTPAIGNLIREGKTYQIASAMQAGRDLGMHTMDQHLAELVNTGKVTHAAALEKVHDPAGFDRLIDRVESPTEASARALSVGGIDFGDSFSGGAR
- a CDS encoding type II secretion system F family protein, producing MSTSTQTFAYTGRNSAGKLVKGHVDATTEGAVATRLRTMGLSPVSIEESAGGTGLNREISIPGFTKGVGLKDLAVMSRQMATMIGAGLSLLRTLNILAEQTENKTLAKQLATISKDVESGTSLSDAMRRHDETFPPLMINMVRAGETGGFLDNALTSIAENFEKEAKLRGTIKSAMTYPVVVLIISGIAVIAMLIFIVPVFDNMFKSLGGQLPLPTELLVQLSHAMVWLGPVIVVAVIVFWIWWRKNKHTEAVRRRLDPIKLKLPVFGALLKKIAVARFSRNFANMISAGVPILQALHIVGETSGNWVIERALQRVSESVRQGKSIAGPLGDEPAFPDMVTQMIAVGEDSGSMETMLEKIAEFYDAEVEATTEALTSLIEPLLIVFLGVIIGGMIVALYLPIFNIATLIK
- a CDS encoding type IV pilin protein; protein product: MNALSRKRSALNENEKGFTLIELLVVVIIIGILAAIAIPVYLGIQNNAKDSATKSDLTNWKTGVIAAQTTANGTLPADKAAAGISDTTGSTATVYTTDGSTTFCIQATSGSSKTFKITDSAAAVEGTCS
- a CDS encoding prepilin-type N-terminal cleavage/methylation domain-containing protein → MKNASDAIAHPDKLEQGFGLIEIIVSMFLLALLAVAFLPVLIQSMKVTATNVTIAAATQLVSQDIEDARTKGSVCANLEAYVAETIPPVIDGRGVSIQVHRQPVVCPSAAAGYPTSVRLSVYATRTGDATQLAGATTLVSVSARS